Genomic segment of candidate division WOR-3 bacterium:
TAGAAAAGGGATTTGAAACTATAAATTTATTTAAATCAAGAGGCTTTTCTTCATAATCCCTTGCAGGCGAAGGAAAACCAGTATAAATAACTTTTACTCTTTCCATATTTTAATTTTAATCCAAATTGGATAAATAATTCAAATTAATCCGAATTGGATAAATTTAAATTTTTATTGTATAATTAAAAATGGATATTATTGGGAAAAAAATAAGGGAATTGAGGGAAAATAAAGGTTTGACGCAGAAGGAGTTTGCTTCTTTGCTTGGTTATAAGTTGCTTACAGTTTCAAGGTGGGAGAGGGGAGAAAGGAAGCCCTCTTTTTCTGATTTAAAGAAGCTTTCGGATATATTTGGAATAAGTATTTCTTATTTTTTAGAGGAGGAAAAGTTTTTAAATTTGCCTTTAATGGGTAAGGTGGGTGCTGGTAAAAAAGAAATTTATTTTGATTCAGCAGAAAAGATGAAAGAAATTGAGTTTCCTTTGTCTATTTTACCTGAGCGTATAAAAAAAAGAATATTGAAAAATAAAGAAAAATTTTTTGTTCTTCAAGTAAGTTCTGATAGTATGGAGCCTTTGATAAATGAGGGTGATTTTGTTGTAATTGAAAGGGGTGAATATACTCCAGGAGATATTGTACTTGTGAGAATTGGTTCAGCAGATTATGTTTTGAAGAGATTAGTAAAAAGAGAAAATGATTTTTTTCTTGTTTCTGAAAACAAAAAGTATGGAATTTTAAAACCAGATGAGGAAACCCATATAATGGGGAAGGTAGTTTTTGTTTTGTCGTTGAAATTTTTTGATTAAATCCTAATAATTCCTATTTTTATTTTTTTTCCTGTCCATTTATTTATGAAAGTTTTATATTCAAATTTTTCTTCCCTTTCAGGTAAAACTGGATAAAAGTAACCTTTTAAATTTTTTTCTCTTAAAATCTTGAGTAACTCTATATAACCTGCTCCTCTTGATACAAATTCAAATTCATTTTTTTCCTCAAAATCTTTCAAATCACAGTTATAGATTTTTACATTTAAAAGATTAAGTTCTCTTTTAACTTTTCTTAAAAATTCTGATTTTTTTTGGTTTCTTTCAATTAAGTAAAGTTCAAAATCTTTTTTTACAATAGCAAGGACTATACCTGGAAAACCTGCTCCAGAACCAATATCAACAATTTTTTTTCCTTTTAAAATTTCTAAATAAAAAAGTGATTCTGTAATATGTTTTTCATATATTTTTTCTATATCTCTTTTGCTTATAAGGTTTATTCTTTTATTAACTTCTTTTAAAATTTTTACAAATTTTTCAATTTTTTCTTTAATTTCCTTATTATTAATTGTTTCTAAATAGTTTTTCATTTATAAATTTTCCTATAATTTTCAATTCTATTCAAAAAGGAGGGAAAAATATATGGAAAATTATGGTATTATTGTTCATGGAGGGGCTGGAAAACACAGAAACAAAAAGGAAGCTATAAAGGGAGTAAAAAAAGCCTGTGAAAAGGGATTCAGTATTTTAGAAAAAGGTGGTTCCGCAATTGATGCAGTATGTGCTGCTGTTTCAGAAATGGAGGATAATCCTTATTTTAATGCTGGGTTTGGTTCAGTTTTAACAATAAGGGGAACAGTGGAACTGGATGCGTCAATAATGGTTGGAAATACCTTAAAATTCGGAGCAGTTGCAGGGATAACTGGATTTAAAAACCCTATTCTTATTGCAAGAAGAGTTATGGAAAAAACACCGCATCTTTTGCTTATTGGCAAAGGAGCAGAAGAGTTTGCCTTACTTGAAGGTTTTAAAAAGACAAATTTAGTCAGTAAAGAAAGGTTAGATTTTTACTTTAAATTTTTAAAAAATAAAAAAAGTTTTTTAAGAAAGGAAATGACGGATATTTTAAAATGGGCTAAGGATAAGTATGAGATTCTTGTGGGTGATACTGTCGGTGCTTGTGCTGTTGATAGCAGAGGTAATATTGTTTCAGGGACTTCAACAGGAGGTATTTTTTTTAAAATGGAGGGAAGGGTTGGAGATACTCCCTGTCCAGGATGCGGAACTTATGCTAATTCTTTATGTGCTGTTTCTGCAACCGGAATTGGTGAAGCAATAATGAGAGTTGTTCTTTCAAAATTTGTTTGTGATAGAGTGGAAGAAGGTATTAATGTCAAAGAAGCCTGTATAAAGGGTATTGAAATTCTTGAAAAAAATACTGGTGGAAGAGCAGGTGTTATTGCTATAACAAGGGATTG
This window contains:
- the rsmG gene encoding 16S rRNA (guanine(527)-N(7))-methyltransferase RsmG produces the protein MKNYLETINNKEIKEKIEKFVKILKEVNKRINLISKRDIEKIYEKHITESLFYLEILKGKKIVDIGSGAGFPGIVLAIVKKDFELYLIERNQKKSEFLRKVKRELNLLNVKIYNCDLKDFEEKNEFEFVSRGAGYIELLKILREKNLKGYFYPVLPEREEKFEYKTFINKWTGKKIKIGIIRI
- a CDS encoding isoaspartyl peptidase/L-asparaginase family protein, with product MENYGIIVHGGAGKHRNKKEAIKGVKKACEKGFSILEKGGSAIDAVCAAVSEMEDNPYFNAGFGSVLTIRGTVELDASIMVGNTLKFGAVAGITGFKNPILIARRVMEKTPHLLLIGKGAEEFALLEGFKKTNLVSKERLDFYFKFLKNKKSFLRKEMTDILKWAKDKYEILVGDTVGACAVDSRGNIVSGTSTGGIFFKMEGRVGDTPCPGCGTYANSLCAVSATGIGEAIMRVVLSKFVCDRVEEGINVKEACIKGIEILEKNTGGRAGVIAITRDCEFGYFMNTENMPVAFASKKDKKIKVDGI
- a CDS encoding XRE family transcriptional regulator, producing MDIIGKKIRELRENKGLTQKEFASLLGYKLLTVSRWERGERKPSFSDLKKLSDIFGISISYFLEEEKFLNLPLMGKVGAGKKEIYFDSAEKMKEIEFPLSILPERIKKRILKNKEKFFVLQVSSDSMEPLINEGDFVVIERGEYTPGDIVLVRIGSADYVLKRLVKRENDFFLVSENKKYGILKPDEETHIMGKVVFVLSLKFFD